The proteins below come from a single Mya arenaria isolate MELC-2E11 chromosome 6, ASM2691426v1 genomic window:
- the LOC128237135 gene encoding uncharacterized protein LOC128237135: MDGLKLHGVLDIMILHHQEATQFLGEATALTAEVVNNFYSFSFSDKGDPNWETEEAIEYNFRCFICQVKKGRISSTVINISTETAEEDSIQVTLELVLQAFVGCQGLPKDIPSGLIEFNHNSSALSHVNTCAPSITFQNTSKLLKFEDFERTMLDIIFGCEGFGQK; encoded by the exons ATGGATG GGCTGAAACTGCATGGAGTTCTGGATATAATGATACTTCATCACCAGGAGGCAACACAGTTTCTGGGCGAAGCTACAGCTTTAACTGCAGAAGTGGTGAATAACTTTTACAGTTTCAGCTTTTCTGACAAAGGGGATCCAAACTGGGAAACGGAAGAGGCAATTGAATACAACTTTCGCTGTTTCATATGTCAAGTTAAGA aaGGCCGGATCAGCTCAACTGTAATAAACATTTCCACAGAAACTGCTGAGGAAGACAGCATTCAAGTTACCCTTGAGCTGGTGTTGCAAGCCTTTGTTGGTTGTCAAGGATTACCAAAAGACATTCCATCTGGACTAATAGAGTTCAATCATAACAGTTCAGCTTTGAGCCATGTCAACACTTGTGCCCCTagtataacatttcaaaatacatcaaAACTCCTAAAATTTGAAGATTTTGAGCGGACAATGCTGGATATCATTTTTGGATGTGAAGGCTTTGGCCAAAAGTAG
- the LOC128236710 gene encoding uncharacterized protein LOC128236710 isoform X1 produces MVHKIQKASSKEEYMEAAIETSDLLERSGFNKPHTQDSSQSAVYTVKEYHIFYRCFGHIRQFMDGLKLHGVLDIMILHHQEATQFLGEATALTAEVVNNFYSFSFSDKGDPNWETEEAIEYNFRCFICQVKKGRISSTVINISTETAEEDSIQVTLELVLQAFVGCQGLPKDIPSGLIEFNHNSSALSHVNTCAPSITFQNTSKLLKFEDFERTMLDIIFGCEGFGQK; encoded by the exons ATGGTACACAAA ATCCAGAAAGCATCATCTAAGGAGGAGTATATGGAGGCAGCCATAGAAACAAGTGATTTGTTAGAAAGATCAGGCTTCAACAAACCTCATACACAAGATTCCTCTCAATCAGCAGTCTACACAGTTAAAGAGTACCACATTTTCTACAGGTGCTTTGGCCATATTAGACAGTTCATGGATG GGCTGAAACTGCATGGAGTTCTGGATATAATGATACTTCATCACCAGGAGGCAACACAGTTTCTGGGCGAAGCTACAGCTTTAACTGCAGAAGTGGTGAATAACTTTTACAGTTTCAGCTTTTCTGACAAAGGGGATCCAAACTGGGAAACGGAAGAGGCAATTGAATACAACTTTCGCTGTTTCATATGTCAAGTTAAGA aaGGCCGGATCAGCTCAACTGTAATAAACATTTCCACAGAAACTGCTGAGGAAGACAGCATTCAAGTTACCCTTGAGCTGGTGTTGCAAGCCTTTGTTGGTTGTCAAGGATTACCAAAAGACATTCCATCTGGACTAATAGAGTTCAATCATAACAGTTCAGCTTTGAGCCATGTCAACACTTGTGCCCCTagtataacatttcaaaatacatcaaAACTCCTAAAATTTGAAGATTTTGAGCGGACAATGCTGGATATCATTTTTGGATGTGAAGGCTTTGGCCAAAAGTAG
- the LOC128236710 gene encoding uncharacterized protein LOC128236710 isoform X2, which yields MEAAIETSDLLERSGFNKPHTQDSSQSAVYTVKEYHIFYRCFGHIRQFMDGLKLHGVLDIMILHHQEATQFLGEATALTAEVVNNFYSFSFSDKGDPNWETEEAIEYNFRCFICQVKKGRISSTVINISTETAEEDSIQVTLELVLQAFVGCQGLPKDIPSGLIEFNHNSSALSHVNTCAPSITFQNTSKLLKFEDFERTMLDIIFGCEGFGQK from the exons ATGGAGGCAGCCATAGAAACAAGTGATTTGTTAGAAAGATCAGGCTTCAACAAACCTCATACACAAGATTCCTCTCAATCAGCAGTCTACACAGTTAAAGAGTACCACATTTTCTACAGGTGCTTTGGCCATATTAGACAGTTCATGGATG GGCTGAAACTGCATGGAGTTCTGGATATAATGATACTTCATCACCAGGAGGCAACACAGTTTCTGGGCGAAGCTACAGCTTTAACTGCAGAAGTGGTGAATAACTTTTACAGTTTCAGCTTTTCTGACAAAGGGGATCCAAACTGGGAAACGGAAGAGGCAATTGAATACAACTTTCGCTGTTTCATATGTCAAGTTAAGA aaGGCCGGATCAGCTCAACTGTAATAAACATTTCCACAGAAACTGCTGAGGAAGACAGCATTCAAGTTACCCTTGAGCTGGTGTTGCAAGCCTTTGTTGGTTGTCAAGGATTACCAAAAGACATTCCATCTGGACTAATAGAGTTCAATCATAACAGTTCAGCTTTGAGCCATGTCAACACTTGTGCCCCTagtataacatttcaaaatacatcaaAACTCCTAAAATTTGAAGATTTTGAGCGGACAATGCTGGATATCATTTTTGGATGTGAAGGCTTTGGCCAAAAGTAG
- the LOC128239278 gene encoding uncharacterized protein LOC128239278 isoform X2 produces the protein MVHKIQKASSKEEYMEAAIETSDLLERSGFNKPLTQDSSQSAVYTVKEYHIFYRCFGHIRQFMDGLKLHGVLDIMILHHQEATQFLGEATALTAEVVNNFYSFSFSDKGDPNWETEEAIEYNFRCFICQVKKGRISSTVINISTETAEEDSIQVTLELVLQAFVGCPGLPKDIPSGLIEFNHNSSALSHVNTCAPSITFQNTSKLLKFEDFERTMLDIIFGCEGFGQK, from the exons ATGGTACACAAA ATCCAGAAAGCATCATCTAAGGAGGAGTATATGGAGGCAGCCATAGAAACAAGTGATTTGTTAGAAAGATCAGGCTTCAACAAACCTCTTACACAAGATTCCTCTCAATCAGCAGTCTACACAGTTAAAGAGTACCACATTTTCTACAGGTGCTTTGGCCATATTAGACAGTTCATGGATG GGCTGAAACTGCATGGAGTTCTGGATATAATGATACTTCATCACCAGGAGGCAACACAGTTTCTGGGCGAAGCTACAGCTTTAACTGCAGAAGTGGTGAATAACTTTTACAGTTTCAGCTTTTCTGACAAAGGGGATCCAAACTGGGAAACGGAAGAGGCAATTGAATACAACTTTCGCTGTTTCATATGTCAAGTTAAGA aaGGCCGGATCAGCTCAACTGTAATAAACATTTCCACAGAAACTGCTGAGGAAGACAGCATTCAAGTTACCCTTGAGCTGGTGTTGCAAGCCTTTGTTGGTTGTCCAGGATTACCAAAAGACATTCCATCTGGACTAATCGAGTTCAATCATAACAGTTCAGCTTTGAGCCATGTCAACACTTGTGCCCCTagtataacatttcaaaatacatcaaAACTCCTAAAATTTGAAGATTTTGAGCGGACAATGCTGGATATCATTTTTGGATGTGAAGGCTTTGGCCAAAAGTAG
- the LOC128239278 gene encoding uncharacterized protein LOC128239278 isoform X1, with protein MEMMADADEQDLASELMVKFIGEDGVDAGGLRRELFSLVFEKTPLLDRNTFSNEACSLQHGEYIILGKLVSLTFIYGHPGLKTLHQTIIKYILNEKTPTTEIPLADVQNATVLRAIDTIQKASSKEEYMEAAIETSDLLERSGFNKPLTQDSSQSAVYTVKEYHIFYRCFGHIRQFMDGLKLHGVLDIMILHHQEATQFLGEATALTAEVVNNFYSFSFSDKGDPNWETEEAIEYNFRCFICQVKKGRISSTVINISTETAEEDSIQVTLELVLQAFVGCPGLPKDIPSGLIEFNHNSSALSHVNTCAPSITFQNTSKLLKFEDFERTMLDIIFGCEGFGQK; from the exons ATGGAAATGATGGCAGATGCAGATGAACAGGATTTGGCGTCAGAGCTTATGGTCAAGTTCATAGGGGAAGACGGGGTGGATGCTGGTGGTCTTCGAAGAGAGCTCTTTAGTCTTGTGTTTGAAAAAACTCCTCTCTTAGACAGAAATACATTTTCCAATGAAGCATGTTCACTTCAACATGGAGAATATATTATTCTTGGAAAGCTTGTGTCTTTAACATTTATCTATGGGCACCCTGGATTAAAGACATTGCATCAAACtatcataaaatacatattgaatgaaaaaacGCCAACTACAGAAATCCCTTTAGCAGATGTTCAAAATGCCACTGTACTGAGGGCTATAGATACA ATCCAGAAAGCATCATCTAAGGAGGAGTATATGGAGGCAGCCATAGAAACAAGTGATTTGTTAGAAAGATCAGGCTTCAACAAACCTCTTACACAAGATTCCTCTCAATCAGCAGTCTACACAGTTAAAGAGTACCACATTTTCTACAGGTGCTTTGGCCATATTAGACAGTTCATGGATG GGCTGAAACTGCATGGAGTTCTGGATATAATGATACTTCATCACCAGGAGGCAACACAGTTTCTGGGCGAAGCTACAGCTTTAACTGCAGAAGTGGTGAATAACTTTTACAGTTTCAGCTTTTCTGACAAAGGGGATCCAAACTGGGAAACGGAAGAGGCAATTGAATACAACTTTCGCTGTTTCATATGTCAAGTTAAGA aaGGCCGGATCAGCTCAACTGTAATAAACATTTCCACAGAAACTGCTGAGGAAGACAGCATTCAAGTTACCCTTGAGCTGGTGTTGCAAGCCTTTGTTGGTTGTCCAGGATTACCAAAAGACATTCCATCTGGACTAATCGAGTTCAATCATAACAGTTCAGCTTTGAGCCATGTCAACACTTGTGCCCCTagtataacatttcaaaatacatcaaAACTCCTAAAATTTGAAGATTTTGAGCGGACAATGCTGGATATCATTTTTGGATGTGAAGGCTTTGGCCAAAAGTAG
- the LOC128239278 gene encoding uncharacterized protein LOC128239278 isoform X3 — MEMMADADEQDLASELMVKFIGEDGVDAGGLRRELFSLVFEKTPLLDRNTFSNEACSLQHGEYIILGKLVSLTFIYGHPGLKTLHQTIIKYILNEKTPTTEIPLADVQNATVLRAIDTIQKASSKEEYMEAAIETSDLLERSGFNKPLTQDSSQSAVYTVKEYHIFYRCFGHIRQFMDGLKLHGVLDIMILHHQEATQFLGEATALTAEVKAGSAQL, encoded by the exons ATGGAAATGATGGCAGATGCAGATGAACAGGATTTGGCGTCAGAGCTTATGGTCAAGTTCATAGGGGAAGACGGGGTGGATGCTGGTGGTCTTCGAAGAGAGCTCTTTAGTCTTGTGTTTGAAAAAACTCCTCTCTTAGACAGAAATACATTTTCCAATGAAGCATGTTCACTTCAACATGGAGAATATATTATTCTTGGAAAGCTTGTGTCTTTAACATTTATCTATGGGCACCCTGGATTAAAGACATTGCATCAAACtatcataaaatacatattgaatgaaaaaacGCCAACTACAGAAATCCCTTTAGCAGATGTTCAAAATGCCACTGTACTGAGGGCTATAGATACA ATCCAGAAAGCATCATCTAAGGAGGAGTATATGGAGGCAGCCATAGAAACAAGTGATTTGTTAGAAAGATCAGGCTTCAACAAACCTCTTACACAAGATTCCTCTCAATCAGCAGTCTACACAGTTAAAGAGTACCACATTTTCTACAGGTGCTTTGGCCATATTAGACAGTTCATGGATG GGCTGAAACTGCATGGAGTTCTGGATATAATGATACTTCATCACCAGGAGGCAACACAGTTTCTGGGCGAAGCTACAGCTTTAACTGCAGAAGTG aaGGCCGGATCAGCTCAACTGTAA
- the LOC128237018 gene encoding sodium-dependent dopamine transporter-like isoform X1, producing MNAAANKLELQRLNGVDSNADEFGAGCESTDVKDDVAVDIYVNDGSVSHSGDYASGSNDSSSTRPEAVRETWSGRFEFLLSVVGYTVGLGNIWRFPYFVKRNGGGVALIPFLLFLVSCGGPLYYIEVCLGQFSGKSPVNVWDICPLFRGIGFVMVGLSLMYIWYFGACFAWVIYYLFHSFHPRLAWATCGQPWNTDLCIDASTNLTEKKLQLASNISAKFKFSTSATEFWENNVLAKSHGIDDLGSVQLHLLGCLALGWLVVYLCLWKGVKSLGKVVYVTATLPYVLLTVLLIRGVTLDGAVDGIKHYIYPDLSKLLKGQLWIEAAVQCFYSLGPAWGGVITMASFNKFNHNAFRDTMIVCFADGFTGFSGGLVVFSVLGFLAKETGVSIDNLPFSGASLAFIAYPEALSRLPIPNLWAVLFFVTLILVSVDTTFGTFETVINAIVDYDFRRLHRYRIHITSLLTVLIIVGSIPLCTSGGYYIFMLTDWYIATFNIVFVALLETIVISWIYGANRFSEDIEMMTGNRPPLLVRVVWSLVIPIFISTILITSAINFGAPSIGKGGYQYPYYAVVLGDVLAFAPLISIFAVAAVLVFIKGTGTLTQRVCQLTRPSKGWRPNDKKAEQIFNSKSYTYRETLLERIKYDVLGWPSNS from the exons atgaacGCAGCCGCAAACAAGTTAGAACTTCAGAGATTGAATGGAGTGGATAGTAATGCAGACGAATTTGGAGCAGGATGTGAAAGCACGGACGTTAAAGATGATGTCGCAGTGGACATTTATGTTAACGACGGAAGTGTCAGTCACAGTGGCGACTATGCATCTGGTTCTAATGATTCTAGCTCAACAAGACCGGAAGCGGTAAGAGAGACGTGGTCAGGGCGGTTTGAGTTTCTCCTCTCTGTTGTGGGTTACACAGTGGGGCTGGGAAACATTTGGAGGTTCCCGTATTTTGTAAAGCGTAATGGCGGAG GTGTTGCTCTGATTCCTTTCCTGCTATTTCTGGTCTCGTGTGGAGGACCTCTTTACTACATCGAGGTGTGCCTTGGTCAGTTCTCTGGAAAGTCCCCCGTTAATGTCTGGGATATATGTCCGTTATTCAGAG GAATTGGGTTTGTGATGGTTGGATTATCCCTTATGTACATCTGGTACTTCGGGGCGTGTTTTGCCTGGGTCATCTACTACCTTTTTCACTCCTTTCATCCTAGGCTTGCTTGGGCCACTTGTGGTCAGCCTTGGAACACGGATTTGTGCATAG ATGCATCAACGAATTTGACGGAAAAGAAGTTGCAGCTGGCATCAAACATATctgctaaatttaaattttctacTTCGGCCACAGAATTTTGGGA GAACAATGTATTGGCCAAGTCGCATGGTATAGACGACCTAGGATCTGTGCAGTTGCACCTGCTTGGTTGCCTGGCACTCGGATGGCTTGTGGTGTACCTTTGTCTCTGGAAAGGTGTCAAGTCACTTGGAAAA GTTGTGTACGTGACGGCGACATTGCCTTACGTTTTGCTGACTGTGCTCCTGATTCGCGGCGTAACTTTGGACGGTGCGGTTGACGGAATTAAGCACTACATTTATCCAGACTTAAGCAAACTCCTGAAAGGACAG TTATGGATCGAGGCTGCGGTGCAATGCTTCTATTCGCTGGGACCGGCATGGGGAGGTGTCATCACTATGGCTAGTTTCAACAAGTTCAACCATAACGCATTCAG GGATACGATGATCGTTTGTTTTGCGGACGGGTTTACGGGCTTTTCTGGTGGACTGGTTGTTTTTTCAGTTCTTGGGTTCCTTGCCAAGGAAACCGGCGTCTCAATTGACAACCTTCCATTTTCAG GTGCCTCCCTGGCGTTTATTGCCTACCCGGAAGCACTGAGCAGACTTCCAATACCGAACCTCTGGGCAGTCCTCTTTTTCGTTACCCTCATTTTAGTAAGCGTCGACACAACG TTTGGGACGTTTGAAACGGTAATTAATGCGATCGTTGATTATGATTTCCGGCGGCTCCATCGATATCGCATCCACATCACCTCTCTTCTTACCGTCCTGATTATTGTCGGCAGCATTCCTCTGTGCACTTCG GGAGGATACTACATCTTTATGTTGACCGACTGGTATATCGCAACCTTCAACATCGTGTTCGTTGCCCTGTTGGAGACGATTGTCATTTCTTGGATATACG GTGCAAACCGTTTCAGCGAAGACATCGAGATGATGACAGGCAACCGCCCGCCTCTGTTAGTCCGAGTAGTCTGGTCATTGGTTATACCAATATTCATATCC ACCATTCTGATTACCTCGGCGATCAACTTCGGCGCGCCGTCGATCGGCAAGGGGGGTTACCAGTACCCGTACTATGCTGTTGTGCTGGGTGACGTGCTCGCCTTCGCTCCGCTGATCAGCATTTTTGCTGTGGCAGCTGTTTTGGTGTTTATTAAAGGcacgggcacattaacacag AGAGTCTGCCAGCTAACGCGACCTTCTAAAGGATGGCGCCCAAACGACAAGAAAGCCGAGCAGATATTCAACAGCAAGTCCTATACTTACCGGGAAACACTTCTAGAAAGAATCAAATACGATGTGTTAGGGTGGCCGTCGAACTCTTAG
- the LOC128237018 gene encoding sodium- and chloride-dependent glycine transporter 1-like isoform X2, which produces MNAAANKLELQRLNGVDSNADEFGAGCESTDVKDDVAVDIYVNDGSVSHSGDYASGSNDSSSTRPEAVRETWSGRFEFLLSVVGYTVGLGNIWRFPYFVKRNGGGVALIPFLLFLVSCGGPLYYIEVCLGQFSGKSPVNVWDICPLFRGIGFVMVGLSLMYIWYFGACFAWVIYYLFHSFHPRLAWATCGQPWNTDLCIDASTNLTEKKLQLASNISAKFKFSTSATEFWENNVLAKSHGIDDLGSVQLHLLGCLALGWLVVYLCLWKGVKSLGKLWIEAAVQCFYSLGPAWGGVITMASFNKFNHNAFRDTMIVCFADGFTGFSGGLVVFSVLGFLAKETGVSIDNLPFSGASLAFIAYPEALSRLPIPNLWAVLFFVTLILVSVDTTFGTFETVINAIVDYDFRRLHRYRIHITSLLTVLIIVGSIPLCTSGGYYIFMLTDWYIATFNIVFVALLETIVISWIYGANRFSEDIEMMTGNRPPLLVRVVWSLVIPIFISTILITSAINFGAPSIGKGGYQYPYYAVVLGDVLAFAPLISIFAVAAVLVFIKGTGTLTQRVCQLTRPSKGWRPNDKKAEQIFNSKSYTYRETLLERIKYDVLGWPSNS; this is translated from the exons atgaacGCAGCCGCAAACAAGTTAGAACTTCAGAGATTGAATGGAGTGGATAGTAATGCAGACGAATTTGGAGCAGGATGTGAAAGCACGGACGTTAAAGATGATGTCGCAGTGGACATTTATGTTAACGACGGAAGTGTCAGTCACAGTGGCGACTATGCATCTGGTTCTAATGATTCTAGCTCAACAAGACCGGAAGCGGTAAGAGAGACGTGGTCAGGGCGGTTTGAGTTTCTCCTCTCTGTTGTGGGTTACACAGTGGGGCTGGGAAACATTTGGAGGTTCCCGTATTTTGTAAAGCGTAATGGCGGAG GTGTTGCTCTGATTCCTTTCCTGCTATTTCTGGTCTCGTGTGGAGGACCTCTTTACTACATCGAGGTGTGCCTTGGTCAGTTCTCTGGAAAGTCCCCCGTTAATGTCTGGGATATATGTCCGTTATTCAGAG GAATTGGGTTTGTGATGGTTGGATTATCCCTTATGTACATCTGGTACTTCGGGGCGTGTTTTGCCTGGGTCATCTACTACCTTTTTCACTCCTTTCATCCTAGGCTTGCTTGGGCCACTTGTGGTCAGCCTTGGAACACGGATTTGTGCATAG ATGCATCAACGAATTTGACGGAAAAGAAGTTGCAGCTGGCATCAAACATATctgctaaatttaaattttctacTTCGGCCACAGAATTTTGGGA GAACAATGTATTGGCCAAGTCGCATGGTATAGACGACCTAGGATCTGTGCAGTTGCACCTGCTTGGTTGCCTGGCACTCGGATGGCTTGTGGTGTACCTTTGTCTCTGGAAAGGTGTCAAGTCACTTGGAAAA TTATGGATCGAGGCTGCGGTGCAATGCTTCTATTCGCTGGGACCGGCATGGGGAGGTGTCATCACTATGGCTAGTTTCAACAAGTTCAACCATAACGCATTCAG GGATACGATGATCGTTTGTTTTGCGGACGGGTTTACGGGCTTTTCTGGTGGACTGGTTGTTTTTTCAGTTCTTGGGTTCCTTGCCAAGGAAACCGGCGTCTCAATTGACAACCTTCCATTTTCAG GTGCCTCCCTGGCGTTTATTGCCTACCCGGAAGCACTGAGCAGACTTCCAATACCGAACCTCTGGGCAGTCCTCTTTTTCGTTACCCTCATTTTAGTAAGCGTCGACACAACG TTTGGGACGTTTGAAACGGTAATTAATGCGATCGTTGATTATGATTTCCGGCGGCTCCATCGATATCGCATCCACATCACCTCTCTTCTTACCGTCCTGATTATTGTCGGCAGCATTCCTCTGTGCACTTCG GGAGGATACTACATCTTTATGTTGACCGACTGGTATATCGCAACCTTCAACATCGTGTTCGTTGCCCTGTTGGAGACGATTGTCATTTCTTGGATATACG GTGCAAACCGTTTCAGCGAAGACATCGAGATGATGACAGGCAACCGCCCGCCTCTGTTAGTCCGAGTAGTCTGGTCATTGGTTATACCAATATTCATATCC ACCATTCTGATTACCTCGGCGATCAACTTCGGCGCGCCGTCGATCGGCAAGGGGGGTTACCAGTACCCGTACTATGCTGTTGTGCTGGGTGACGTGCTCGCCTTCGCTCCGCTGATCAGCATTTTTGCTGTGGCAGCTGTTTTGGTGTTTATTAAAGGcacgggcacattaacacag AGAGTCTGCCAGCTAACGCGACCTTCTAAAGGATGGCGCCCAAACGACAAGAAAGCCGAGCAGATATTCAACAGCAAGTCCTATACTTACCGGGAAACACTTCTAGAAAGAATCAAATACGATGTGTTAGGGTGGCCGTCGAACTCTTAG